The Collimonas sp. PA-H2 genome contains a region encoding:
- a CDS encoding polysaccharide deacetylase family protein, producing MPLLTLKIDADTYRGTREGVPNLVRLLSKYQARATFLFSLGYDHTGWALKQVFRPGFFQKVSRTSVVEYYGLKTLMYGVLLPAPDIGKTCASYMQAVDAAGFECGIHTWDHRVWQDHVRQRGADWTGQQMQRSFDRFSQIFGRPPQTHGAAGWQMNPYAFEQLEKFGMAYASDGRAMLNDDGALADQAAGPHRLQVDGKTLACIQLPTTLPTLDELLGRSFNGVELTPANIADHILALTATPRDHVFTLHAELEGQKLAPIFERLLQGWQAQGYDLVSMGDYYQQVKDQVLPVAPLTWAELPGRSGEMIMQATI from the coding sequence TTGCCCCTCCTCACCCTAAAAATCGACGCCGACACTTATCGCGGCACCCGTGAAGGGGTACCTAACCTGGTGCGCCTGCTGAGCAAATACCAGGCGCGCGCCACCTTCCTGTTCTCGCTCGGCTACGACCATACCGGCTGGGCCTTGAAGCAGGTGTTCCGTCCTGGTTTCTTCCAGAAAGTATCGCGCACCTCGGTGGTTGAGTATTACGGCCTCAAGACCCTGATGTACGGCGTGCTGCTGCCGGCGCCGGATATCGGCAAGACCTGCGCCAGCTACATGCAGGCGGTGGACGCCGCTGGTTTCGAGTGCGGCATCCACACCTGGGACCACCGCGTCTGGCAAGACCATGTGCGGCAGCGCGGCGCCGACTGGACCGGCCAGCAGATGCAGCGTTCGTTCGACCGTTTCAGCCAGATTTTCGGCCGGCCGCCGCAGACCCATGGCGCCGCCGGCTGGCAGATGAATCCCTACGCCTTCGAGCAGCTGGAAAAATTCGGCATGGCCTATGCCTCCGATGGCCGCGCCATGCTGAACGACGACGGCGCGCTGGCCGACCAGGCAGCCGGGCCGCATCGCCTGCAGGTCGACGGCAAGACGCTGGCATGCATCCAGCTGCCGACCACCCTGCCGACGCTGGACGAACTGCTGGGCCGCAGCTTCAACGGCGTTGAACTGACGCCGGCGAATATCGCCGATCACATCCTGGCATTGACAGCGACCCCACGCGATCATGTATTTACTCTGCACGCAGAGCTTGAAGGGCAAAAACTCGCCCCCATATTCGAGCGGTTGCTGCAGGGCTGGCAGGCGCAAGGCTACGATCTGGTCTCGATGGGGGATTATTATCAGCAGGTCAAAGACCA
- a CDS encoding bifunctional UDP-4-keto-pentose/UDP-xylose synthase yields the protein MKKVLILGVNGFIGHHLSKRILETTDWHVYGMDMMTDRIRDLLDNEEYKSRMHFFEGDITINKEWVEYHVKKCDVILPLVAIATPSTYVKQPLRVFELDFEANLPIVRSAAKYGKHLVFPSTSEVYGMCHDEEFDPEQSELICGPINKPRWIYSCAKQLMDRVIWGYGMEEGLNFTLFRPFNWIGAGLDSIHTPKEGSSRVVTQFFGHIVRGENISLVDGGQQKRAFTYIDDGIDALIKIIANKDGIASGKIYNIGNPVNNYSIRDLADMMLKLAAEYPEYADSAKKVKLVETTSAAYYGKGYQDVQNRVPKITNTCDELSWQPTTTMADTLRNIFDAYRGQVAEARALMD from the coding sequence ATGAAAAAAGTCCTCATCCTCGGCGTTAACGGTTTTATCGGCCATCACCTCTCCAAGCGCATCCTGGAAACCACCGACTGGCACGTCTACGGCATGGACATGATGACCGACCGCATCCGCGACCTGCTGGACAACGAAGAATACAAGTCGCGCATGCACTTCTTCGAAGGCGACATCACCATCAACAAGGAATGGGTCGAGTACCACGTCAAGAAGTGCGATGTGATCCTGCCGCTGGTGGCGATCGCCACGCCGTCCACTTACGTCAAGCAGCCGCTGCGCGTATTCGAACTGGACTTCGAAGCCAACCTGCCGATCGTGCGTTCCGCCGCCAAGTACGGCAAGCACCTGGTGTTCCCGTCGACTTCGGAAGTGTACGGTATGTGCCACGACGAAGAATTCGATCCTGAGCAGTCCGAACTGATCTGCGGCCCGATCAACAAGCCACGCTGGATCTACTCCTGCGCCAAGCAGCTGATGGACCGAGTGATCTGGGGCTACGGCATGGAAGAAGGCTTGAACTTTACCCTGTTCCGTCCGTTCAACTGGATCGGCGCCGGCCTCGACTCTATCCATACGCCGAAGGAAGGCAGCTCGCGCGTTGTAACGCAATTCTTCGGCCACATCGTGCGCGGCGAGAACATCTCGCTGGTCGACGGCGGCCAGCAAAAGCGCGCCTTCACTTATATCGACGATGGCATCGACGCCTTGATCAAGATCATCGCCAACAAGGACGGCATCGCCAGCGGCAAGATCTACAACATCGGCAATCCGGTCAACAACTATTCGATCCGCGACCTGGCCGACATGATGCTGAAGCTGGCTGCGGAATATCCCGAGTACGCCGACTCCGCCAAGAAGGTCAAACTGGTCGAGACGACTTCCGCCGCCTACTACGGCAAGGGCTACCAGGACGTGCAGAACCGCGTGCCGAAAATCACCAACACTTGCGACGAACTGAGCTGGCAGCCGACCACCACCATGGCCGACACCCTGCGCAATATTTTCGACGCCTACCGCGGCCAGGTGGCCGAAGCGCGCGCCTTGATGGACTAA
- a CDS encoding formyltransferase: protein MKAVVFAYHNVGVRCLKVLLARGVEVALVVTHEDNPQETIWFESVASLCKQHGIPTIAPDNPAAPELLAQVAALAPDFIFSFYYRHMLPVALLALARHGAFNMHGSLLPKYRGRVPINWAVLHGETETGATLHEMAAKPDAGCIVAQTSVPILPDDTAYEVFGKVVVAAEQTLWMALPSMLAGNTPKLPNNLAQGSYYGGRKPADGEIDWSQPAQQVYNLYRAVAPPYPGAWSIAKGHTFIVGKASFPANFAADTLVNLPQGLAVVDNHIVGVCGDGRALLINQLLANDKAVTPEALKNILL, encoded by the coding sequence ATGAAAGCCGTCGTCTTTGCCTATCATAATGTCGGCGTACGCTGTCTGAAGGTCCTGCTGGCGCGCGGCGTCGAAGTGGCGCTGGTAGTCACCCACGAAGACAATCCGCAGGAAACCATCTGGTTCGAATCGGTAGCGTCGCTGTGCAAGCAGCACGGCATCCCGACGATTGCGCCGGACAATCCGGCTGCACCGGAATTACTGGCCCAGGTCGCTGCCCTGGCTCCTGATTTCATTTTCAGCTTCTATTACCGCCACATGCTGCCGGTCGCCCTGCTAGCGCTGGCCAGGCACGGCGCCTTCAATATGCACGGCTCCTTACTGCCGAAGTATCGCGGCCGCGTGCCGATCAACTGGGCAGTCCTGCATGGCGAGACCGAAACCGGCGCCACCTTGCATGAAATGGCCGCCAAGCCCGACGCCGGCTGTATCGTGGCGCAAACTTCGGTGCCCATCCTGCCCGACGATACGGCTTATGAAGTATTCGGCAAAGTGGTGGTGGCGGCAGAACAGACGCTATGGATGGCATTGCCGTCCATGCTGGCTGGTAACACCCCGAAGCTGCCGAATAACCTGGCGCAGGGCAGTTACTACGGCGGACGCAAGCCGGCCGATGGCGAAATCGACTGGAGCCAGCCGGCGCAGCAGGTATACAACCTGTACCGTGCGGTGGCGCCGCCCTATCCCGGCGCCTGGAGCATTGCCAAAGGCCACACCTTCATTGTTGGGAAAGCAAGCTTTCCTGCCAACTTCGCTGCCGATACGCTGGTAAATTTGCCTCAAGGCTTGGCGGTAGTGGATAATCACATTGTTGGCGTCTGCGGCGATGGCCGGGCGTTGTTGATTAACCAATTGCTGGCGAATGACAAGGCGGTCACGCCGGAAGCACTGAAAAACATCCTTTTATAA
- a CDS encoding glycosyltransferase, whose product MKPELSVVIPVYNEESGLAKLFERLYPALDALGISYEILYVNDGSRDKSAAILAEQFRLRPDVTRVVLFNGNFGQHMAILAGFEATRGDIVVTLDADLQNPPEEIGNLVAKMREGYDYVGSIRRKRQDSAWRTVASKAMNLLREKITGIKMTDQGNMLRAYGRNVVDLINQCKEVNTFVPALAYTFARKQAEIVVEHEERSAGESKYSLYSLIRLNFDLVTGFSIVPLQLFSLIGIVLSFASAALFVVLVVRRFLFGAEVQGLFTLFAFAFFLMGMILFGIGLVGEYVGRIYQQVRARPRYVVQAMLEQSSSEDKQAS is encoded by the coding sequence ATGAAACCAGAACTTTCCGTCGTCATCCCGGTATACAACGAGGAATCGGGCCTCGCCAAACTGTTCGAACGCCTCTACCCGGCGCTCGATGCACTTGGCATCAGCTATGAAATCCTGTACGTCAACGACGGCAGCCGCGACAAGTCGGCGGCCATCCTGGCGGAACAGTTCCGCTTGCGGCCGGACGTCACCCGCGTGGTCCTGTTCAACGGCAATTTCGGCCAGCACATGGCGATCCTGGCCGGCTTTGAAGCGACCCGCGGCGACATCGTCGTGACCCTCGACGCCGACCTGCAGAACCCGCCGGAAGAAATCGGCAACCTGGTCGCCAAGATGCGCGAAGGCTACGATTATGTCGGCTCGATCCGCCGCAAGCGGCAGGATTCGGCCTGGCGCACCGTCGCTTCCAAGGCCATGAACCTGCTGCGCGAGAAAATCACCGGCATCAAGATGACCGACCAGGGCAATATGCTGCGCGCCTACGGCCGCAACGTGGTGGACCTGATCAACCAGTGCAAGGAAGTCAATACTTTCGTGCCGGCGCTGGCTTACACCTTCGCCCGCAAGCAGGCGGAAATCGTGGTCGAGCATGAAGAACGCTCGGCCGGCGAATCGAAATACTCGCTGTACAGCCTGATCCGTCTGAACTTCGACCTGGTGACCGGCTTTTCCATCGTGCCGCTGCAGCTGTTTTCGCTGATAGGGATTGTGCTGTCCTTTGCGTCCGCCGCGCTGTTCGTGGTGCTGGTGGTGCGCCGCTTCCTGTTCGGCGCCGAAGTACAGGGTTTGTTCACCCTGTTCGCTTTTGCCTTCTTCCTGATGGGCATGATCCTGTTCGGCATCGGCCTGGTCGGCGAATATGTAGGCCGCATCTACCAGCAGGTCCGTGCGCGTCCGCGCTACGTGGTGCAAGCCATGCTGGAGCAGTCTTCTTCAGAGGATAAGCAAGCCTCATGA
- a CDS encoding DegT/DnrJ/EryC1/StrS aminotransferase family protein, which translates to MSQQPFLPFAKPTIDEATIAAVGDVLRSGWITSGPKVQAFEAQLSEYFGGRPVRTFNSGTCTMEIALRIAGIGAGDEVITTPISWVATANVIIETGATPVFADIDPVTRNIDLAQVEAAITPRTKAIIPVYLSGLPVDMDRLYALAKKHNLRVVEDAAQALGSTWNGQRIGAFGDFASFSFQANKNITSSEGGCLVLNNAEEARLAEKYRLQGVTRSGFDGLDVDVLGGKFNMTDVAAAIGLGQFAHIEAITAHRRELAQYYFSCFGSDFEAKYGAQLPVPDFESSNWHMFQLVLPERQDGKPARATFMEQMQALGIGIGYHYPAIHLLSMYRARGFKDGMFPVAEKVGRLIVSLPMFNAMTKNDVERAVSAVKSVLQ; encoded by the coding sequence ATGAGCCAACAACCATTCCTCCCGTTCGCCAAGCCCACCATCGATGAAGCCACCATCGCCGCAGTCGGCGATGTGCTGCGCTCCGGCTGGATCACCAGCGGTCCCAAGGTGCAGGCATTCGAAGCGCAGCTGTCTGAATATTTCGGCGGCCGTCCGGTGCGCACCTTCAATTCCGGCACCTGCACCATGGAAATCGCGCTGCGCATCGCCGGCATCGGCGCCGGCGACGAAGTCATCACCACGCCGATTTCCTGGGTCGCCACCGCCAATGTGATCATCGAAACCGGCGCTACGCCGGTGTTCGCCGACATCGACCCGGTCACGCGCAATATCGACCTGGCCCAGGTCGAAGCCGCCATCACGCCGCGCACCAAGGCCATCATCCCGGTCTACCTGTCCGGCCTGCCGGTCGACATGGACCGCTTGTATGCGCTGGCCAAGAAACATAATCTGCGCGTGGTGGAAGATGCAGCACAGGCACTGGGGTCGACCTGGAACGGCCAGCGCATCGGCGCCTTTGGCGACTTTGCCTCGTTCAGCTTCCAGGCCAACAAGAACATCACCTCCTCCGAAGGCGGCTGCCTGGTGCTGAACAACGCCGAGGAAGCACGGCTGGCGGAAAAATACCGCCTGCAGGGCGTGACCCGCAGCGGCTTCGACGGCCTCGACGTCGACGTCCTCGGCGGCAAGTTCAACATGACCGATGTCGCGGCCGCCATCGGCCTCGGCCAGTTTGCTCACATTGAAGCCATCACCGCCCACAGGCGCGAGCTGGCGCAATATTATTTCAGCTGCTTCGGCAGCGACTTTGAAGCCAAATACGGCGCCCAGCTGCCGGTACCGGATTTCGAGAGCAGCAACTGGCACATGTTCCAGCTGGTGCTGCCGGAACGTCAGGACGGCAAGCCGGCGCGCGCCACCTTCATGGAGCAGATGCAGGCGCTCGGCATCGGCATCGGCTATCACTATCCGGCCATCCATCTGCTGAGCATGTACCGCGCGCGCGGCTTCAAGGACGGCATGTTCCCGGTCGCCGAAAAGGTCGGCCGCCTGATCGTCTCGCTGCCTATGTTCAATGCAATGACCAAGAACGATGTCGAACGCGCTGTGTCCGCGGTAAAATCCGTGCTTCAATAA
- a CDS encoding multidrug efflux SMR transporter, translating into MNLTTFAFIITGVCLNAVAQLLLKAGTNAVGIISLTPQNWFATGIKLATQLPILGGLTCYVISLIVWIIGLSRVDVTIAYPMLSLGYVISAVGAWYFLGEAVSAQRLVAIGVIIVGVVLLTRS; encoded by the coding sequence ATGAACCTCACTACATTTGCTTTTATCATCACCGGCGTCTGCCTCAACGCCGTGGCGCAGCTCTTGCTGAAAGCCGGCACCAACGCGGTCGGCATCATCAGCCTGACGCCGCAAAACTGGTTCGCCACCGGCATCAAGCTGGCCACCCAGCTGCCTATCCTCGGCGGCCTGACCTGCTACGTGATTTCGCTGATCGTCTGGATCATCGGCCTGTCGCGGGTCGATGTCACGATTGCCTACCCGATGCTGTCGCTCGGCTACGTCATCAGCGCCGTCGGCGCCTGGTACTTCCTGGGCGAGGCGGTATCCGCCCAGCGCCTGGTGGCTATCGGCGTCATCATTGTCGGCGTAGTATTGCTAACCCGCAGCTAA
- a CDS encoding glycosyltransferase family 39 protein — MRELHKSKTFVWLLFLLFCIVWCYMLGARTLVPTDEGRYAEMAREMVATGDWITLRLNGIKYFEKPPLQTWMNALTFELFGLGEWQARLWTGLCGLLGVVLVAFTGARVFSPRIGFFAALVLGSSFLWAGLGHINTLDMGLSGMMTIALCALLLAQRSDISNSEQRNWMLLCWAGMALSVLSKGLIGLLIPGAVLVLYTLFSRDWSIWKRLHLVLGLILFFLITTPWFVLISLKNPEFPQFFFIHEQFQRFTSKIHNRYGPPYYFVPILILGIVPWLGVMFQSLWNAARESHTVSGFQPKKMLLIWSIFIFVFFSISDSKLPSYILPIFPALALLIACHLDKASSKAITASAVLLLLPAVAGLALSWKIPALAKDAYSLPLLQAHVPWVFAASAVAFAGAVAALMLARRQKEWAIVALAAAGFVGGQLLMYGHDPQGRYSAGIDLVPAINAEMTPQTTLYVVDKYEQSLPFYLRRTMTMVKHMDELEFGLGQEPQLWIPTIEAFVVKWNADAASGKKDIAIIRPEKYKEMAEQGVPMRVIGQDPRRVVVTNQGIPAAASAPTPPAPVANPEASTESSAPATSSAP; from the coding sequence ATGCGTGAACTGCATAAATCAAAAACTTTCGTCTGGCTGCTGTTCCTGCTGTTCTGCATCGTCTGGTGCTATATGCTGGGCGCGCGCACGCTGGTGCCTACCGATGAGGGACGCTATGCCGAGATGGCGCGCGAAATGGTCGCCACCGGCGACTGGATCACCTTGCGCCTGAACGGCATCAAGTATTTTGAAAAGCCGCCGCTGCAAACCTGGATGAATGCCCTGACCTTCGAGCTGTTCGGGTTGGGCGAATGGCAAGCCCGTTTGTGGACCGGCCTCTGCGGTTTGCTAGGCGTGGTGCTGGTTGCCTTTACCGGCGCCCGCGTGTTCTCGCCGCGCATCGGCTTTTTTGCCGCGCTGGTGCTCGGCTCCAGCTTCCTCTGGGCTGGCCTGGGCCACATCAACACGCTCGACATGGGCTTGTCCGGCATGATGACGATTGCGCTGTGCGCGCTGCTGCTGGCGCAGCGCAGCGACATCAGCAACAGCGAACAACGCAACTGGATGCTGCTGTGCTGGGCTGGCATGGCTTTGTCGGTCCTGTCGAAGGGCTTGATCGGCTTGCTGATACCCGGTGCGGTGCTGGTGCTGTACACCTTGTTCTCGCGCGACTGGTCGATCTGGAAGCGCTTGCACCTGGTGCTCGGCCTGATCCTCTTCTTCCTGATCACCACGCCGTGGTTCGTGCTGATTTCGCTGAAGAATCCTGAATTCCCGCAATTCTTCTTTATCCACGAACAGTTCCAGCGCTTCACCAGCAAGATCCACAACCGCTATGGCCCGCCCTACTATTTCGTGCCTATCCTGATCCTCGGCATCGTGCCGTGGCTGGGCGTGATGTTCCAGAGCTTGTGGAACGCCGCGCGCGAAAGCCATACCGTGTCCGGCTTCCAGCCGAAGAAAATGCTGTTGATCTGGAGCATCTTCATTTTCGTGTTCTTCAGTATTTCCGATTCCAAGCTGCCTTCGTACATCCTGCCGATCTTCCCTGCGTTGGCGCTGCTGATTGCCTGCCATCTGGACAAGGCGTCTAGCAAGGCGATCACAGCTTCCGCCGTGTTGCTGCTGTTGCCGGCGGTGGCCGGCCTGGCCTTGTCCTGGAAAATCCCTGCGCTGGCCAAGGATGCCTACTCGCTGCCGCTGCTGCAAGCGCACGTGCCTTGGGTATTCGCCGCTTCCGCGGTTGCCTTTGCCGGCGCCGTCGCGGCGCTGATGCTGGCGCGCCGCCAGAAGGAATGGGCCATCGTCGCCCTCGCCGCCGCCGGCTTCGTCGGCGGCCAGCTGCTGATGTACGGCCACGATCCGCAGGGCCGCTACTCGGCCGGCATCGACCTGGTGCCAGCGATCAACGCCGAGATGACGCCGCAAACCACGCTGTACGTGGTCGACAAGTATGAGCAGTCGCTGCCGTTCTACCTGCGCCGCACCATGACCATGGTCAAGCACATGGATGAACTGGAGTTCGGCCTGGGGCAGGAACCGCAGCTGTGGATCCCGACGATCGAAGCCTTTGTCGTCAAATGGAATGCCGACGCTGCTTCCGGCAAGAAGGACATTGCCATCATCCGCCCGGAAAAATACAAGGAAATGGCTGAGCAAGGCGTGCCGATGCGCGTCATCGGCCAGGATCCGCGCCGCGTGGTAGTGACCAACCAAGGCATTCCCGCCGCCGCATCTGCTCCGACCCCGCCTGCTCCTGTGGCAAATCCCGAAGCGTCGACGGAATCGTCTGCACCGGCAACTTCCAGCGCCCCCTAA
- a CDS encoding Mth938-like domain-containing protein, with product MKLHTTSTQQYQTVTAYDDKGVEINALRYEHSLLVLPESAPAIWPVSSFDALTPEHFAHIDSTRPDVVILGTGLRQRFVHPKLTTVLTARRIGVECMDNQAACRTYNILMAEGRKVVLALIFDTNKETAQDA from the coding sequence ATGAAGCTACATACCACCTCTACCCAGCAGTACCAGACAGTCACTGCCTACGATGACAAGGGCGTGGAAATCAACGCGCTCCGATATGAGCACAGCCTGCTGGTGCTGCCGGAATCGGCGCCGGCAATCTGGCCGGTCAGCAGTTTCGACGCCCTTACCCCAGAACACTTTGCCCATATAGACAGCACCCGGCCTGATGTCGTGATCCTCGGCACCGGCCTGCGGCAACGTTTTGTGCACCCGAAACTGACCACTGTGCTGACCGCGCGCCGCATCGGCGTCGAATGTATGGATAACCAGGCTGCTTGTCGCACTTATAATATTTTGATGGCTGAAGGACGTAAAGTCGTCCTCGCCCTGATTTTCGACACCAACAAGGAAACCGCCCAAGATGCGTGA
- a CDS encoding pyridoxal phosphate-dependent aminotransferase, with protein MRPIQKSKKLDDVCYDIRGPVLEKARQMEEEGHKIIKLNIGNLAVFGFEPPDEIVQDMILNMGNASGYTDSKGMFAPRKSVMHYCQQKRIQGVTIDDIYLGNGASELIVMSMNALLNTGDEVLVPAPDYPLWTAAVSLSGGTPRHYVCDEQAGWFPDIEDIKKKINSNTRAIVVINPNNPTGALYPVELLQQIVDLARQHQLIIFADEIYDKVLYDGETHTSLASLADDVLFITFNGLSKNYRSCGYRAGWMVVSGEKKHAKGYIEGLNMLASMRLCANAPGQYAIQTALGGYQSINDLVGPHGRLTRQRDMAYKLLTDIPGVTCVKPKAALYMFPRLDPKMYPIADDQDFAYELLAEQRVLIVQGTGFNCPTPDHFRVVFLPNTDDLAESMGRIASFLEGYRRRHGKV; from the coding sequence GTGCGACCGATTCAAAAATCGAAAAAACTGGACGACGTTTGTTATGACATTCGCGGCCCCGTGCTGGAAAAAGCACGACAGATGGAGGAAGAGGGCCATAAGATCATCAAGCTGAACATCGGCAACCTGGCCGTGTTCGGTTTCGAGCCGCCCGATGAAATCGTGCAGGACATGATCCTGAACATGGGCAATGCCTCCGGCTATACCGATTCCAAAGGCATGTTTGCGCCGCGCAAGTCGGTCATGCATTATTGCCAGCAGAAGCGGATCCAGGGCGTCACGATCGACGACATCTATCTGGGCAACGGCGCTTCCGAACTGATCGTGATGAGCATGAACGCGCTGCTCAACACCGGCGACGAGGTGCTGGTGCCGGCGCCGGACTATCCGCTCTGGACTGCCGCGGTCAGCCTGTCGGGCGGCACGCCGCGCCACTACGTCTGCGACGAGCAGGCCGGCTGGTTTCCCGATATCGAAGACATCAAGAAGAAGATCAACAGCAACACGCGGGCGATTGTCGTCATCAACCCGAACAATCCGACCGGCGCCCTCTATCCGGTGGAACTGCTGCAGCAGATCGTCGATCTGGCGCGCCAGCACCAGCTGATCATCTTTGCCGACGAGATCTACGACAAGGTCTTGTACGACGGTGAAACCCACACTTCGCTGGCCTCGCTGGCGGACGATGTGCTGTTCATCACCTTCAACGGCTTGTCTAAAAACTATCGTTCCTGCGGCTACCGCGCCGGCTGGATGGTGGTGTCGGGCGAGAAAAAACATGCCAAGGGCTATATTGAAGGCTTGAACATGCTGGCCTCGATGCGTCTGTGCGCCAATGCGCCGGGACAGTATGCGATCCAGACTGCGCTGGGCGGCTATCAAAGCATCAACGACCTGGTCGGACCGCATGGCCGCCTGACGCGCCAGCGCGATATGGCGTACAAGCTGCTGACCGATATTCCGGGGGTGACCTGCGTCAAGCCGAAGGCCGCGCTGTACATGTTCCCGCGTCTCGATCCGAAGATGTATCCGATCGCCGACGACCAGGATTTCGCCTACGAATTGCTGGCCGAGCAGCGCGTGTTGATCGTGCAGGGCACAGGCTTCAATTGCCCGACGCCGGACCACTTCCGCGTGGTGTTCTTGCCGAATACCGATGACCTGGCGGAGTCGATGGGGCGTATCGCCAGTTTCCTGGAAGGTTATCGCCGGCGTCACGGCAAGGTTTAA
- a CDS encoding homoserine dehydrogenase translates to MKSIKVGLLGIGTVGSGTFNVLKRNQQEIAARAGRAIEITMVADLDTERAKLLTNGEVTVVNDARLVVNNPDIDIVIELIGGYGIAKDLVLQAIANGKHVVTANKALIASHGNEIFKAAQEQGVIVAFEAAVAGGIPIIKALREGLTANSIQWIAGIINGTTNFILSEMRDKGLDFDVVLKEAQRLGYAEADPTFDIEGVDAAHKLTIMASIAFGIPVQFDKAHVEGITKLQATDIRYAEQLGYRIKLLGITKRTAGGIELRVHPTLIPSKRLIANVEGAMNAVLVRGDAVGDTLYYGKGAGAEPTASAVIADLVDITRLATADPEHRVPHLAFQPNAMADTPILPMAEITTSYYLRMHVADQPGVLADVTRILADSSISIDAMLQKEPAADETRTDIIMLTHQTQEKNVEAAIAKIEALSTVVGSVTKIRLEELG, encoded by the coding sequence ATGAAATCCATCAAGGTAGGTTTGCTTGGCATAGGTACGGTCGGTTCCGGCACGTTCAACGTATTGAAGCGCAATCAGCAAGAGATTGCAGCGCGCGCAGGGAGAGCTATCGAGATTACCATGGTGGCCGATCTCGACACCGAGCGCGCCAAGCTGTTGACCAACGGCGAAGTCACCGTAGTCAACGACGCCAGGCTGGTGGTCAACAATCCCGACATCGATATCGTCATCGAACTGATCGGCGGCTATGGCATCGCCAAGGACCTGGTGCTGCAGGCGATCGCCAACGGCAAGCACGTGGTGACCGCCAACAAGGCGCTGATCGCCAGCCATGGCAACGAGATCTTCAAGGCTGCGCAAGAGCAGGGCGTGATCGTGGCGTTCGAAGCGGCGGTGGCCGGCGGCATCCCGATCATCAAGGCGCTGCGTGAGGGCCTGACCGCCAACAGCATCCAGTGGATCGCCGGCATCATCAACGGCACCACCAATTTCATCCTGTCTGAAATGCGCGACAAGGGCCTGGACTTCGACGTCGTGCTGAAGGAAGCGCAGCGTTTGGGCTATGCCGAAGCTGACCCGACCTTTGATATCGAAGGCGTCGACGCCGCCCACAAACTGACCATCATGGCCTCGATCGCATTCGGCATCCCGGTGCAATTCGACAAGGCGCACGTGGAAGGCATCACCAAGCTGCAAGCCACCGACATCCGCTATGCCGAACAGCTGGGCTATCGCATCAAGCTGCTCGGCATCACCAAGCGCACTGCCGGCGGCATCGAGCTGCGCGTGCATCCGACCCTGATCCCGAGCAAGCGCCTGATCGCCAATGTCGAAGGCGCCATGAATGCGGTGCTGGTGCGCGGCGACGCCGTCGGCGACACGCTGTACTACGGCAAGGGCGCCGGCGCCGAGCCGACTGCTTCGGCCGTGATTGCCGACCTGGTCGACATCACCCGTCTGGCCACCGCCGATCCTGAGCACCGGGTGCCGCACCTGGCGTTCCAGCCGAACGCCATGGCCGACACGCCGATCCTGCCGATGGCGGAAATCACCACCAGCTACTATCTGCGCATGCATGTCGCCGACCAGCCGGGCGTGCTGGCCGACGTTACGCGGATCCTGGCCGACTCCTCGATCTCGATCGATGCCATGCTGCAAAAAGAGCCTGCCGCAGACGAGACCCGTACTGATATCATCATGCTTACGCACCAGACCCAGGAAAAGAATGTGGAAGCGGCGATTGCCAAGATCGAAGCATTGAGCACCGTGGTTGGCAGCGTCACCAAGATTCGCCTGGAAGAGCTGGGTTGA
- a CDS encoding lysozyme inhibitor LprI family protein produces MRKMLMAFCLVVPAAAFAQVDPCLSQSNTVEMNTCAKTAFDKDEKTLNETYQQLVKQITKPDQDGVRYGEVKKKLIEAQRAWVGFRKKDCDAVYTYNESGTIRDIEFLGCMRAHTEQRTKELKNFIVEK; encoded by the coding sequence ATGCGTAAGATGTTGATGGCATTTTGCCTGGTGGTGCCTGCGGCAGCGTTTGCCCAGGTTGATCCATGTCTGTCGCAGAGCAATACCGTCGAAATGAATACCTGCGCCAAGACCGCTTTCGACAAGGATGAAAAAACCTTGAACGAAACCTATCAGCAGCTGGTCAAGCAGATCACCAAACCCGACCAGGATGGCGTGCGCTACGGCGAGGTCAAGAAAAAGCTGATCGAAGCGCAGCGCGCCTGGGTCGGTTTCCGCAAGAAGGATTGCGACGCCGTGTATACCTACAACGAAAGCGGGACCATTCGCGATATCGAATTCCTCGGATGCATGCGCGCCCACACGGAGCAACGCACCAAGGAACTCAAGAACTTCATCGTCGAGAAATAA